In a single window of the Bos javanicus breed banteng chromosome 16, ARS-OSU_banteng_1.0, whole genome shotgun sequence genome:
- the UTP25 gene encoding U3 small nucleolar RNA-associated protein 25 homolog isoform X3, whose product MDETEMNFEDGDSDISKEEDMAAESTDMQSSVASPADPEGKDGHGPPGTSEESPEEFTDAKHESLFSLETNFLEEESGGDSSPKASQDPFVQHVNTKLKEKEIQAVATNPKTTHQLKWPILGQVVFSSKFQKLETFKPPKDIDLKSVHLQKPLESTWIKTNSQFLSGPQKSNSPFTPLQKELFLIMNSYRDLFYPERTALKNGEEIRHVYCLHVINHVLKANAQVLGNNSRRRSQKLGVGDDDDFRDQGLTRPKVLIVVPFREAALRVVQLFISLLEGDSKKKIIVSNKKRFNGEYGSDPEERPPNLKRPEDYEAVFVGNIDDHFRIGVAILQRSIRLYAPFYSSDILIASPLGLRTIIGGEGEKKRDFDFLSSIELLIIDQADIYLMQNWEHVLHLMNHMNLLPLDSHGVDFSRVRMWSLNNWSKYYRQTLLFGALQDAQISSVFNKYCVNVQGQVAVRSVPMTGSISQVLVQLPHVFQRMQVESLASVIDARFNFFVNKILPQYRDAVMSHTLIYVPSYFDFVRLRNYFKKEELNFAHICEYTQKSGVSRARHFFLQGEKQFLLLTERFHFYKRYTIKGIRNLIFYELPTYPHFYSEVCNMLRATSRGEEAAWTCTVLYSKYDAQRLAAVVGVERAAQMLQSKKNVHLFITGER is encoded by the exons ATGGATGAGACAGAAATGAATTTTGAAGATGGCGATAGTGACATCAGCAAGGAGGAAGATATGGCAGCAGAGTCTACTGACATGCAGAGCA GTGTGGCCTCACCTGCTGACCCTGAGGGAAAAGACGGGCACGGGCCACCTGGCACATCAGAGGAGTCCCCCGAGGAGTTTACAGATGCAAAACATGAGTCACTCTTCAGCCTAGAAACCAATTTTCTCGAAGAGGAAAGTGGCGGTGACTCTTCTCCGAAAGCATCACAAG ATCCATTTGTACAACATGTGAacacaaaactgaaagaaaaagaaatccaggcTGTTGCCACAAACCCCAAAACTACCCACCAGCTAAAA TGGCCCATTCTGGgccaggttgtcttttcatccaAGTTTCAGAAGTTGGAAACCTTTAAACCCCCAAAGGACATTGACTTAAAGTCAGTTCATCTTCAAAAGCCCCTGGAATCCACCTGGATCAAGACCAACAGCCAATTCCTCTCTGGTCCCCAAAAATCAAATAGCCCCTTCACACCCCTCCAGAAAGAGCTCTTCTTAATTATGAATTCTTACCGGGACCTGTTCTACCCAGAAAGGACGGCCCTGAAGAATGGGGAAGAGATCCGACACGTGTACTGCCTGCATGTGATAAATCATGTCCTCAAAGCCAATGCCCAGGTGCTTGGCAACAACAGCAGACGCCGAAGCCAGAAACTTGGGGTGGGTGACGATGATGACTTCAGGGACCAAGGGCTGACAAGGCCCAAG GTGCTCATCGTGGTGCCGTTCCGGGAAGCTGCTTTGCGGGTGGTGCAGCTCTTCATCAGCCTCCTGGAGGGCGACAGCAAGAAGAAAATCATTGTCAGCAACAAAAAGAGGTTTAATGGAGAGTACGGTTCCGATCCTGAGGAGAGACCACCCAACCTGAAGAGGCCTGAGGACTACGAAGCTGTGTTTGTCGGAAACATCGATGACCACTTCAGGATCG GGGTGGCGATTCTGCAGAGGAGCATCCGACTTTACGCCCCCTTCTACTCCTCGGACATCCTCATCGCCTCCCCTCTGGGCTTGAGGACCATCATTGgtggagaaggagagaagaagagagattTTGACTTTCTGTCTTCTATCGAACTGCTCATCATTGATCAAGCTGACATTTACTTGATGCAGAACTGGGAGCATGTCCTG CATTTGATGAACCACATGAACCTGCTGCCCTTGGATTCACATGGGGTGGACTTTTCTCGGGTGCGGATGTGGAGCCTCAACAATTGGTCCAAGTACTATCGCCAGACCCTGCTGTTCGGGGCCCTGCAGGATGCCCAGATCAGCTCCGTGTTCAACAAGTACTGCGTCAATGTGCAAGGCCAG GTGGCCGTGAGGAGCGTCCCGATGACAGGCTCCATCAGTCAGGTCCTGGTGCAGCTCCCGCACGTCTTCCAGAGGATGCAAGTGGAAAGCCTCGCTTCTGTGATTGATGCCAG GTTCAACTTTTTCGTGAACAAGATTTTGCCTCAGTATCGGGATGCAGTCATGTCCCACACGCTTATCTATGTCCCCTCCTACTTTGACTTTGTGCGTCTCCGAAATTACTTCAAGAAGGAGGAACTGAACTTTGCTCACATCTGCGAGTACACCCAGAAGTCTGGGGTCTCCAGGGCCAGACACTTCTTCCTTCAAGGGGAGAAGCAGTTCCTGCTGCTCACCGAGCGCTTCCATTTCTACAAAAG ATACACAATAAAAGGCATCAGGAACCTGATTTTCTATGAGCTGCCAACATACCCGCACTTCTACAGTGAAGTCTGTAACATGCTGCGAGCCACCAGCAGGGGTGAGGAAGCCGCCTGGACCTGCACCGTCCTCTACTCCAAGTACGACGCCCAGCGCTTGGCTGCTGTGGTCGGGGTGGAGCGGGCGGCCCAGATGCTGCAGTCCAAGAAGAACGTCCATCTCTTCATTACCGGAGAAAGATGA
- the UTP25 gene encoding U3 small nucleolar RNA-associated protein 25 homolog isoform X2, protein MVSRKEAKPQTCQLSESSDTSSSESEAESEPEQVSGYHRLLATLKNVSKEEEEEEEEEEDSVMDETEMNFEDGDSDISKEEDMAAESTDMQSSVASPADPEGKDGHGPPGTSEESPEEFTDAKHESLFSLETNFLEEESGGDSSPKASQDPFVQHVNTKLKEKEIQAVATNPKTTHQLKWPILGQVVFSSKFQKLETFKPPKDIDLKSVHLQKPLESTWIKTNSQFLSGPQKSNSPFTPLQKELFLIMNSYRDLFYPERTALKNGEEIRHVYCLHVINHVLKANAQVLGNNSRRRSQKLGVGDDDDFRDQGLTRPKVLIVVPFREAALRVVQLFISLLEGDSKKKIIVSNKKRFNGEYGSDPEERPPNLKRPEDYEAVFVGNIDDHFRIGVAILQRSIRLYAPFYSSDILIASPLGLRTIIGGEGEKKRDFDFLSSIELLIIDQADIYLMQNWEHVLHLMNHMNLLPLDSHGVDFSRVRMWSLNNWSKYYRQTLLFGALQDAQISSVFNKYCVNVQGQVAVRSVPMTGSISQVLVQLPHVFQRMQVESLASVIDARFNFFVNKILPQYRDAVMSHTLIYVPSYFDFVRLRNYFKKEELNFAHICEYTQKSGVSRARHFFLQGEKQFLLLTERFHFYKRYTIKGIRNLIFYELPTYPHFYSEVCNMLRATSRGEEAAWTCTVLYSKYDAQRLAAVVGVERAAQMLQSKKNVHLFITGER, encoded by the exons AT GGTTTCCAGAAAGGAAGCAAAACCACAGACTTGTCAACTG TCAGAGAGTTCAGATACTTCAAGTTCTGAAAGTGAAGCAGAGAGTGAACCAGAACAAGTGTCTGGTTACCATCGATTACTTGCCACATTAAAGAATGTTtccaaggaagaggaggaggaggaggaagaggaagaagacagtGTTATGGATGAGACAGAAATGAATTTTGAAGATGGCGATAGTGACATCAGCAAGGAGGAAGATATGGCAGCAGAGTCTACTGACATGCAGAGCA GTGTGGCCTCACCTGCTGACCCTGAGGGAAAAGACGGGCACGGGCCACCTGGCACATCAGAGGAGTCCCCCGAGGAGTTTACAGATGCAAAACATGAGTCACTCTTCAGCCTAGAAACCAATTTTCTCGAAGAGGAAAGTGGCGGTGACTCTTCTCCGAAAGCATCACAAG ATCCATTTGTACAACATGTGAacacaaaactgaaagaaaaagaaatccaggcTGTTGCCACAAACCCCAAAACTACCCACCAGCTAAAA TGGCCCATTCTGGgccaggttgtcttttcatccaAGTTTCAGAAGTTGGAAACCTTTAAACCCCCAAAGGACATTGACTTAAAGTCAGTTCATCTTCAAAAGCCCCTGGAATCCACCTGGATCAAGACCAACAGCCAATTCCTCTCTGGTCCCCAAAAATCAAATAGCCCCTTCACACCCCTCCAGAAAGAGCTCTTCTTAATTATGAATTCTTACCGGGACCTGTTCTACCCAGAAAGGACGGCCCTGAAGAATGGGGAAGAGATCCGACACGTGTACTGCCTGCATGTGATAAATCATGTCCTCAAAGCCAATGCCCAGGTGCTTGGCAACAACAGCAGACGCCGAAGCCAGAAACTTGGGGTGGGTGACGATGATGACTTCAGGGACCAAGGGCTGACAAGGCCCAAG GTGCTCATCGTGGTGCCGTTCCGGGAAGCTGCTTTGCGGGTGGTGCAGCTCTTCATCAGCCTCCTGGAGGGCGACAGCAAGAAGAAAATCATTGTCAGCAACAAAAAGAGGTTTAATGGAGAGTACGGTTCCGATCCTGAGGAGAGACCACCCAACCTGAAGAGGCCTGAGGACTACGAAGCTGTGTTTGTCGGAAACATCGATGACCACTTCAGGATCG GGGTGGCGATTCTGCAGAGGAGCATCCGACTTTACGCCCCCTTCTACTCCTCGGACATCCTCATCGCCTCCCCTCTGGGCTTGAGGACCATCATTGgtggagaaggagagaagaagagagattTTGACTTTCTGTCTTCTATCGAACTGCTCATCATTGATCAAGCTGACATTTACTTGATGCAGAACTGGGAGCATGTCCTG CATTTGATGAACCACATGAACCTGCTGCCCTTGGATTCACATGGGGTGGACTTTTCTCGGGTGCGGATGTGGAGCCTCAACAATTGGTCCAAGTACTATCGCCAGACCCTGCTGTTCGGGGCCCTGCAGGATGCCCAGATCAGCTCCGTGTTCAACAAGTACTGCGTCAATGTGCAAGGCCAG GTGGCCGTGAGGAGCGTCCCGATGACAGGCTCCATCAGTCAGGTCCTGGTGCAGCTCCCGCACGTCTTCCAGAGGATGCAAGTGGAAAGCCTCGCTTCTGTGATTGATGCCAG GTTCAACTTTTTCGTGAACAAGATTTTGCCTCAGTATCGGGATGCAGTCATGTCCCACACGCTTATCTATGTCCCCTCCTACTTTGACTTTGTGCGTCTCCGAAATTACTTCAAGAAGGAGGAACTGAACTTTGCTCACATCTGCGAGTACACCCAGAAGTCTGGGGTCTCCAGGGCCAGACACTTCTTCCTTCAAGGGGAGAAGCAGTTCCTGCTGCTCACCGAGCGCTTCCATTTCTACAAAAG ATACACAATAAAAGGCATCAGGAACCTGATTTTCTATGAGCTGCCAACATACCCGCACTTCTACAGTGAAGTCTGTAACATGCTGCGAGCCACCAGCAGGGGTGAGGAAGCCGCCTGGACCTGCACCGTCCTCTACTCCAAGTACGACGCCCAGCGCTTGGCTGCTGTGGTCGGGGTGGAGCGGGCGGCCCAGATGCTGCAGTCCAAGAAGAACGTCCATCTCTTCATTACCGGAGAAAGATGA
- the UTP25 gene encoding U3 small nucleolar RNA-associated protein 25 homolog isoform X1 translates to MGKRGSRSQSQLLGSLTKKQKKHLRDFGEEHPFYDRVSRKEAKPQTCQLSESSDTSSSESEAESEPEQVSGYHRLLATLKNVSKEEEEEEEEEEDSVMDETEMNFEDGDSDISKEEDMAAESTDMQSSVASPADPEGKDGHGPPGTSEESPEEFTDAKHESLFSLETNFLEEESGGDSSPKASQDPFVQHVNTKLKEKEIQAVATNPKTTHQLKWPILGQVVFSSKFQKLETFKPPKDIDLKSVHLQKPLESTWIKTNSQFLSGPQKSNSPFTPLQKELFLIMNSYRDLFYPERTALKNGEEIRHVYCLHVINHVLKANAQVLGNNSRRRSQKLGVGDDDDFRDQGLTRPKVLIVVPFREAALRVVQLFISLLEGDSKKKIIVSNKKRFNGEYGSDPEERPPNLKRPEDYEAVFVGNIDDHFRIGVAILQRSIRLYAPFYSSDILIASPLGLRTIIGGEGEKKRDFDFLSSIELLIIDQADIYLMQNWEHVLHLMNHMNLLPLDSHGVDFSRVRMWSLNNWSKYYRQTLLFGALQDAQISSVFNKYCVNVQGQVAVRSVPMTGSISQVLVQLPHVFQRMQVESLASVIDARFNFFVNKILPQYRDAVMSHTLIYVPSYFDFVRLRNYFKKEELNFAHICEYTQKSGVSRARHFFLQGEKQFLLLTERFHFYKRYTIKGIRNLIFYELPTYPHFYSEVCNMLRATSRGEEAAWTCTVLYSKYDAQRLAAVVGVERAAQMLQSKKNVHLFITGER, encoded by the exons ATGGGCAAACGTGGGAGCCGGAGCCAGAGCCAGCTGCTCGGCTCCCTGACTAAAAAGCAGAAGAAGCATCTTCGGGATTTCGGCGAGGAGCACCCCTTCTATGACAG GGTTTCCAGAAAGGAAGCAAAACCACAGACTTGTCAACTG TCAGAGAGTTCAGATACTTCAAGTTCTGAAAGTGAAGCAGAGAGTGAACCAGAACAAGTGTCTGGTTACCATCGATTACTTGCCACATTAAAGAATGTTtccaaggaagaggaggaggaggaggaagaggaagaagacagtGTTATGGATGAGACAGAAATGAATTTTGAAGATGGCGATAGTGACATCAGCAAGGAGGAAGATATGGCAGCAGAGTCTACTGACATGCAGAGCA GTGTGGCCTCACCTGCTGACCCTGAGGGAAAAGACGGGCACGGGCCACCTGGCACATCAGAGGAGTCCCCCGAGGAGTTTACAGATGCAAAACATGAGTCACTCTTCAGCCTAGAAACCAATTTTCTCGAAGAGGAAAGTGGCGGTGACTCTTCTCCGAAAGCATCACAAG ATCCATTTGTACAACATGTGAacacaaaactgaaagaaaaagaaatccaggcTGTTGCCACAAACCCCAAAACTACCCACCAGCTAAAA TGGCCCATTCTGGgccaggttgtcttttcatccaAGTTTCAGAAGTTGGAAACCTTTAAACCCCCAAAGGACATTGACTTAAAGTCAGTTCATCTTCAAAAGCCCCTGGAATCCACCTGGATCAAGACCAACAGCCAATTCCTCTCTGGTCCCCAAAAATCAAATAGCCCCTTCACACCCCTCCAGAAAGAGCTCTTCTTAATTATGAATTCTTACCGGGACCTGTTCTACCCAGAAAGGACGGCCCTGAAGAATGGGGAAGAGATCCGACACGTGTACTGCCTGCATGTGATAAATCATGTCCTCAAAGCCAATGCCCAGGTGCTTGGCAACAACAGCAGACGCCGAAGCCAGAAACTTGGGGTGGGTGACGATGATGACTTCAGGGACCAAGGGCTGACAAGGCCCAAG GTGCTCATCGTGGTGCCGTTCCGGGAAGCTGCTTTGCGGGTGGTGCAGCTCTTCATCAGCCTCCTGGAGGGCGACAGCAAGAAGAAAATCATTGTCAGCAACAAAAAGAGGTTTAATGGAGAGTACGGTTCCGATCCTGAGGAGAGACCACCCAACCTGAAGAGGCCTGAGGACTACGAAGCTGTGTTTGTCGGAAACATCGATGACCACTTCAGGATCG GGGTGGCGATTCTGCAGAGGAGCATCCGACTTTACGCCCCCTTCTACTCCTCGGACATCCTCATCGCCTCCCCTCTGGGCTTGAGGACCATCATTGgtggagaaggagagaagaagagagattTTGACTTTCTGTCTTCTATCGAACTGCTCATCATTGATCAAGCTGACATTTACTTGATGCAGAACTGGGAGCATGTCCTG CATTTGATGAACCACATGAACCTGCTGCCCTTGGATTCACATGGGGTGGACTTTTCTCGGGTGCGGATGTGGAGCCTCAACAATTGGTCCAAGTACTATCGCCAGACCCTGCTGTTCGGGGCCCTGCAGGATGCCCAGATCAGCTCCGTGTTCAACAAGTACTGCGTCAATGTGCAAGGCCAG GTGGCCGTGAGGAGCGTCCCGATGACAGGCTCCATCAGTCAGGTCCTGGTGCAGCTCCCGCACGTCTTCCAGAGGATGCAAGTGGAAAGCCTCGCTTCTGTGATTGATGCCAG GTTCAACTTTTTCGTGAACAAGATTTTGCCTCAGTATCGGGATGCAGTCATGTCCCACACGCTTATCTATGTCCCCTCCTACTTTGACTTTGTGCGTCTCCGAAATTACTTCAAGAAGGAGGAACTGAACTTTGCTCACATCTGCGAGTACACCCAGAAGTCTGGGGTCTCCAGGGCCAGACACTTCTTCCTTCAAGGGGAGAAGCAGTTCCTGCTGCTCACCGAGCGCTTCCATTTCTACAAAAG ATACACAATAAAAGGCATCAGGAACCTGATTTTCTATGAGCTGCCAACATACCCGCACTTCTACAGTGAAGTCTGTAACATGCTGCGAGCCACCAGCAGGGGTGAGGAAGCCGCCTGGACCTGCACCGTCCTCTACTCCAAGTACGACGCCCAGCGCTTGGCTGCTGTGGTCGGGGTGGAGCGGGCGGCCCAGATGCTGCAGTCCAAGAAGAACGTCCATCTCTTCATTACCGGAGAAAGATGA